CGCTGAGGAGAACCGGGTGGTGATCCCCTTCGGGGACATCCCCAAGGCCTTCGTGGGGGCGGTGATCGCCACGGAGGATGCGGACTTCCTCCACCACAACGGGGTCTCCCCCAAGGGCATCGCCCGGGCCTTCTTCAACTTCGTGACCTCCTTCGGGCACCGCCAGGAGGGGGCTTCCACGCTGACCATGCAGCTGGTCCGGACCATCACCGCCAAGCGGGAGCGGAAGCTGGACCGCAAGCTCAAGGAGATCATCCTGGCCCTCAAGCTGGAGAAGGCCTACACCAAGAAGCAGATCTTCGAGCAGTACGCCAACGAGGTCTACTTCGGGGGCGGTCGCTATGGCATTGAAGCGGCGGCCGAATACTACTTCGGCAAGAGCGCACCCCAGCTGGCGGTGGAGGAGTGCGCCCTGCTGGCCGGCCTCGTCCAGAGTCCCAATTACTACAATCCCTACAACACCAATCCCAAGGCCCGGGAGGCGGCCAAGGCCCGTCGGGACCACGTGCTGCGGCGCATGGCCGAGGAGCACTATCTCAAGGATGGCGATGCCCAGCTCCTCATGGAACGGCCGGTGCGGCTGGCCCGGGAGACCCCCAATGAAGAGGCGGTGGCCCCCTATGCCGTGGAGGAGGTCCGGAAGTACCTCTATGAGAAGTACGGCCGCGAGCGGGTTCTCAATGGTGGTCTGGAGATTCACACCACCATCGACACCGTCTGGCAGACTGCCGCCAACGATGCGGTCCGCCAGGGCCTGCGGGCGGTGGATCGGCGCCGGGGCTTCCGCAAGGAGGGGGTCCAGTTCGTCGCCGATCCCGAGACGGCCAAGCTGTCCGGCTGGAATCGCTTCGTCTCCGTCGGGGACTCAATGCGGGGCGTGATCCTGGGGTGGAGCGGTGCAGATGCCCGCGTGCGCTTCGGGCAGACCACGCTGGCCGTGCCGGCTGCGGCCTTCGCCTGGGCGGGGAAGGGCATCCAGAGCACCCTCACCCGGGGGGCCGCTCCCCTCTTCCTGGTCAAGGCGGCCCAGGACGGAGTGCCGACCCAGGTGGAGCTCGACCAGGAACCCTCGGTGGAGGGGGCGCTGCTGGCGGTGGATCACCAGACGGGCGAGATCCGGGCCATGGTGGGCGGCTACGACTACAACCGCAGCAAGTTCAACCGCAGTTGGCAGGCCGAGCGTCAGGTGGGCTCCACCATGAAGGCCTTCGTCTACGGTGCGGCCTTCGCCCGGGGCATGACCCCGGCATCCATCGTGCAGGACGTGCCGACCCGGTACACCTTCGGCCACGATGTCTACAAGCCTTCCAACTACGAGCGCAACTTCTGGGGGCCCATCCCTGTCTGGGAGGCCCTGCGGGACTCAAGGAACATTCCGGCCGTACGGACCCTCGAGGCGGCGGGCATCGGCAATGTCATTGACCTGGCCCGGGGCTTCGGCATCCAGGGCAGACTCCCGCCTGTGCCCAGTCTGGCCCTGGGCAGCGCCGACCTGACCCTGCGGGACATGGTGCAGGGCTATGCCAGCATCGCCAATGGTGGTGTCCGCTCTCCTGCGCCTTTCCTGATCACGAAGATCGTCGACCGGGATGGCAGGGTGCTGGAGCAGCATGAGGGCACCCCGGGAGCCGTGGCCTTGGATCCCATGAGCAACTTCCAGCTCATCCAGTGCCTCCAGGGCGTAGCCCAGGCCGGTACCGGTGCGCGCTCCAACGAGCTGGGCTGGCCTGTGGCCGGCAAGACCGGCACCACGGACAACAACACCGACGGCTGGTTCCTGGGTTTCTCCACCCGCATCACCTGCGGCGTCTGGGTGGGTCTTGACGCCAAGAAGACCATCTTCCGGGGGGCTGACGGAGCCAAGGTCGCCCTCCCCATCTGGGTGGACTTCATGAAGGTCGCCCTCAGGACCACCCCCCGGGAGGAGTTCAAGGCTCCCGAGGGCATGGAGTGGCTCAAGATCGACCGGTTGACCGGCCTCAAGGCGACCTCGAATTCGACTCAGACCATCAACCTGGCCTTCAAGCCCGGCCATGCCCCCTCAGGCGAGTCCGACGGGGGGGCCAGGGCCAGGATCGAGGAGGAGCGGGCCGCCGCCAACGAGCAGGCCGCCGAAGACAGGGTCTGGGGGATGGGCCAGCTCGCCGATCCGCCCCAGGAGACACCCGGCGTCAAGTGGACGGATGTGGAGGATCCGAACAAATGAGGAGATGAACGGCCTTGGCTGCAGAGAACGGCTGCTTGACAGGCCAGGATTGGAGGGGTTTCTCTCCAGAGGCCGGAGGTGGATCACCGCTTCAGTCGTACCGGCCGTAGCGGTCCACCGCTTCGAACATGGCTTTTACGTTCTCGTGCCTGGCATTCATGGGCATGGTGCAGGCAGGACGGAGGATGAATCCGCCCCCCTTGCCGACGAGGGTGATGAGCCTGCGGCAGTAGTCGTCCACCTCGGATGGGGAGCCCAGGGTCAGGAGGGCTGAGGGCACATCACCCGAGATGGCGGCATGCCCGTTCAGTATCTCTTTGGCCTTCCAGATGTCTGTTTCGCCATCCAGCTCCACGGCGAACTTTCCCTTCGGGAGCTGGAGGAAGTTCTCCAGGTTGCGTCCCCAATCCGTATCCATGTGGAAGATGGGCACGATATCCTGGGCGATGAGCTTTTCCGCCATATCCTTGATGAAGGGCCAGGAGAACTTCTCAAAGTTCCTGGGGCTCAAGAAGGTTGAGCTGGTCCGGGTGCAAGGGACAAAGGCCCGGCGGATGCCGACCTTGTTGATCTGCTTGAGGGCCAGCTTGAAGAAGTCTTCGTTGAAGCGCCAGAGGACCTCCACCAGCTCATCCTTCATCTGGAACATGTCCTTGATGTAGTTCTCCATGCCCCGGGTGAGGGAGAAAAGCTCATTCCCTGTAGGGGCCCCCGCCCCGTAGAGATAGCTTTGGCCGCGCTTCAGGGTCGCCTTCAGCTCCTTCTTCTGGTAGATCTCCGACTTGATGAAGCCCCAGATGAGCCATGGGGTGCTGGTGTGGTGGATGTTCTTGAGCAGTTTGAGGTAGAAGGGCTGGAGCCCCCTGGTCTTTACGATCCGCAGGTCGTCCCGGGTCACCACTTCCTTTTCCAAGGTCTGGTACATGTCATTTTCGGGGAGTTCGGTGCCCGGGAATTTGTAATGGTTGAACCCCACATGGCGCATCAGCCTTGCGTCACCGTACATGTAATGCATGGCGGCGTTGCAGTCCCACTGAGGATAGACAGCGGCCAGCTTGTCGTAGCAAGTCATGGCTGTCCGCCAATTCCACATGAAGTCCCGGTTGGGGATTCCTGCGAACTGGGAGGCGTAGGAGGTGATCCAGGGGGCGCAGACGATCCGGTCCACGGGCTGGAGCGCAAGGGTGGCCTGAAGGCGCGCCTCGGCAGTGAGGGTTTGGGACATGGAACCTCCAACTCTGATAAAAGGAATTTGGAGGTATTTTAATATGTGAAGATATAATTTGTGTTAATGTAATTTGTCCATGAATGCATGGAGATTTTCGATACCGAATTCCCTCAGAAAGAGGGGCAAGGCCGGATTGCGGTTGTCGGACCGCCAGGCCAACACCACATCGACCTCGAGGTCCTCGTCCTCCAGGGGGCGGGCCAGCAGCTTGAAATGGGAATAGTATTCCACCGACTGCCGTGTGAGGAAGCCGATCCCCAGCCCGGACTCGATGAGGAAGAGTAGTGTCTCGAAGTTGGAGGTTCGCCGGACGATGTCAGGGCTGAATCCCCGTCGCTGGAAGCGCTCGGAGATCCAGGCATGGGCCAGGGTGCCGGATTCGGAAGGACTCATGGCCACCATGGGAAAGCCTTTCAGGTCCGAGATGTGGAGGTGGGGGCGTTCCGACAGGGGGTGTCCGATGGGGAGAATGGCAGCCACCTCTTCCTGGCAGAGGCGGTGTTGTCGGAGTCCTTCGAAGGGCTCCAGGCCAAAGCTGAAAGTGACCCCGGCATCCAGTTGCCCCGATCGGATGCCCTCGTTGAAGGCTTGCATGGAGGGGTGCTCCAGGCCCAGGCTGAGGTTGGGGTGGGCGACCGAGAAGCGCCTTACCACATCCCCGAGGACGCGCTCCATAGAGCTGAGGAAACCGAGGGAGAGACTCCCTGCAACCCCCGAACGGGCCATCCAGGCCCTGTTGACGGCCTCGTTGAGATCCCCCAGGATGCGACCCACTTCCCGTGCAAAGACCTCCCCGGAGGGGGTGAGGCTGACTCCATGGCGATCCCGCTCGAAGAGCTTCATGTCGAGCTGCCGCTCCAGTTCGGCGATCTGATAGCTGACCGTGGGACTGGTTGAGGGAGAGGTGCTTGGCCGCCTCGGAGAAACTCAGATAATGGGCGACCAGGGTGAAGCAGTGGAGTTGTCTGGTGTCCATCCTTATTCCACGAAGTCGAGGTCCTTGCCGTGGGTCTCGCGGAGGCCCCAGAGGGAACCCAGGGCCAAGGCGAAGCAGGCCAGACCCACCGTCCAGGCCGAGCGGATCTCGCCGAGGGAGCCCTTCAGAGCCAGGAAGCTGCCCGTGATCAGAGGGACGGCGCCTCGCACGAAGTTGGGGACGGTAGTGGCCACGGTGGCCCGGAGGTTGGTTCCGAACTGCTCGGCGGCGATGGTGACGAAGACCGCCCAGTAGCCACAGGCCAGGCCCAGGTAGAGGGCCAGCAGGTAAAAGCCGAAGGGGGACAGGCCGGGAACCAGGAGGTAGACTGCCACGCCCGCCAGGGTCGCCAGGATGAAAAGTCCCACGACCTTGGTCCGTGTCCCCCAGAGCTGGCTGAGGATGCCGCTCAGCAGACTCCCCAGGGTGATGCCTGCATAGCAGCAGGCCACGGCGGTGCCCGCCACGACCGGGCCCCTGACCCCGACCTTGGGGGCGAACTCCGGCGACAGGGTGATGAGGATGGCCACCACGAACCAGGTCGGCAGCCCGATGAGGATGCAGCGCACATAGCGTCCCAGGCGCTCCGTGCTGGTGAAGAGGGCCAGGAAGTTGCCCCGGGCGATCCCTGCCTGCTCGTGCCGCTGGAAGATGGCGCTCTCCCGGATGCTCACCCGCATGCCCAGGAGGAGCAGGCCCAGGATGCCGCCCACCAGGTACCCCATGCGCCAGGGAAGGTACTTGCCCACCAGGCTGGCCGCCACCGTCCCGAAGATCCCCACGGCGGCCACGATGGCGGTGCCGTAGCCCCGCTTATCCTTCGGCAGGATCTCGGAGACCAGGGTCACTGCGGCGCCCAACTCCCCGGCCAAGCCGAATCCGGCCAGGAAGCGCCAGAGGGTGTAGGTGCCCATCCCGTGGACAAAGGCATTGGCGATGTTGGCGATGGAGTAGAGGGCGATGGAGCCGAAGAGGGTGGAGAGGCGGCCCCTGCGGTCTCCCAGCACTCCCCAGAAGATGCCCCCCAGGAGCATGCCCACCATCTGCGCGTTCAAGAGGTGGGTATAGGGTGCGATCTGGGCGGAACCGCTGAAGCCCATGTCGCGCAGGCTGGGCTGGCGGAGGATCGGGAAGAGGAGCAGATCGAACATGTCCACGAAGTAGCCGAGGGAGGCCACCAGGGACGGTGAGGTTGAGGATGGCGCGGGGCTTTGATTCAGGCATGCCTCCATCCTACGCCCTGCGATGGGGCAGGGGGCTCAGGGGTAGATGCGCACCAGGGCGAATTTGGTGGTCGATCCGTCGTAGTAGGAGCCTGCCCCCAGGATCATGCCGTCGCTCTGGACGGCAATAGCATTGATCACATTGACCGCGCTGGCACTTGATCCGACGCTTCCAGTGAGAAGGCCACTGGTGGCGAAGGAGGTGTCCAGGCTGCCGGACGAGGTGTAGCGGGTGAAGGCGCAGAGACTGCCTGAGACGCCTCCAGCCACGAGGTTCCCGTCACTCTGGAGGGCCAGGCCGTTGGCGATGTCGGTGGTGGTGGAGTAGAAGTCCTCGGTGACAGCCCAACTGGTGCCACCGGTGCTATTGAACCGAGCCAGGGCAAAGCGGTCCGAGGTGCCATCGTAGACCGTGCCCCCTGCCACGGCGGTGTCATCACTCAGGATGACCAGGCTCGTTGCGTAGTTGTCATAGGTCCCGCTGACAGTCAGCTTGCCGTCGCCGCTGAAATCGCTGTCCAGGCTCCCGGTGGAGGTGTAGCGGGCCAGGGCGAAGTTCCTGTGGCCGCTGCTGCCGGTGCTGGAAGACCCTGCGGCGACAATATATCCATCGCTCTGGAGGCCCAGGGCGTTGATCTCATCGTCGGTGCTGCCGATGGCGGTGGTGATCACACCGCTGGAGCCGAAGGAGGTGTCGATGGAGCCATCATCGCTGAAGGCAGCGAGGGCAAAGGTGGGGGCACTGGAGCTGGAGGTCCTGCCGTAGCCTCCCACGATGATGTTGCCGCTGCCGTCGATGACCAGGCTCCGGGCAGCGGATTCTGTGCCGATGGCCTCGGTGGCGATGCCGTCGGTACTGAAGTCTGTGTCCAGGCTCCCGTCCGTGTCGAAGCGCAGGACGGCCACTTCCTTGGTGCCACTGATATAGGTGTAGCCTGCGACGACGATCTTGCCGTCGCTCTGGATGCCCAGGGCGCAGGCCTCCGAGGCGGAGCTGCTGCCTGCGGTGCTCGTGGCGATGCCATCACTGCTGAAGCTCGTGTCCAGCTTCCCTGCGGAGGTGTAACGGGCCACGGCCATCCGCCGGACGCCGGAGAGTGTGCTGTAGCCTGCGACGACGATCTTGCCGTCGCTCTGGATGGCCAGCGCCTCAATGACATCAGTGCTGCCGTTGATGGAGGTGGTCACCACGCCGCTGGAGCCGAAACTACTGTCCAGATCACCGCTGCTGCTGCTCGATGTGTCACTGCTGGTGACGCCGCCGCAGGCCAGGGTCAGGGCCAGACAGAAGCCGGCGAAGAGGGGGAGGCAGAGCCGATTCAGAAACAAGGGTTCTCCGTATGATGCATCCATCTTGTCATGACGCTTGGGGGGCCTATGCGCCGATTCATCGGAGCGTCTCACACCATCGGCCGATCGCCTTCCCAG
The sequence above is drawn from the uncultured Holophaga sp. genome and encodes:
- a CDS encoding PBP1A family penicillin-binding protein translates to MARRSTNHSATPWYRRTWLRRSLWGLLGLCVAGGVAFAIAWSWLSRDADAYMENFALRVPKTTTKVLDRNGDTIGIFAEENRVVIPFGDIPKAFVGAVIATEDADFLHHNGVSPKGIARAFFNFVTSFGHRQEGASTLTMQLVRTITAKRERKLDRKLKEIILALKLEKAYTKKQIFEQYANEVYFGGGRYGIEAAAEYYFGKSAPQLAVEECALLAGLVQSPNYYNPYNTNPKAREAAKARRDHVLRRMAEEHYLKDGDAQLLMERPVRLARETPNEEAVAPYAVEEVRKYLYEKYGRERVLNGGLEIHTTIDTVWQTAANDAVRQGLRAVDRRRGFRKEGVQFVADPETAKLSGWNRFVSVGDSMRGVILGWSGADARVRFGQTTLAVPAAAFAWAGKGIQSTLTRGAAPLFLVKAAQDGVPTQVELDQEPSVEGALLAVDHQTGEIRAMVGGYDYNRSKFNRSWQAERQVGSTMKAFVYGAAFARGMTPASIVQDVPTRYTFGHDVYKPSNYERNFWGPIPVWEALRDSRNIPAVRTLEAAGIGNVIDLARGFGIQGRLPPVPSLALGSADLTLRDMVQGYASIANGGVRSPAPFLITKIVDRDGRVLEQHEGTPGAVALDPMSNFQLIQCLQGVAQAGTGARSNELGWPVAGKTGTTDNNTDGWFLGFSTRITCGVWVGLDAKKTIFRGADGAKVALPIWVDFMKVALRTTPREEFKAPEGMEWLKIDRLTGLKATSNSTQTINLAFKPGHAPSGESDGGARARIEEERAAANEQAAEDRVWGMGQLADPPQETPGVKWTDVEDPNK
- a CDS encoding uroporphyrinogen decarboxylase family protein — translated: MSQTLTAEARLQATLALQPVDRIVCAPWITSYASQFAGIPNRDFMWNWRTAMTCYDKLAAVYPQWDCNAAMHYMYGDARLMRHVGFNHYKFPGTELPENDMYQTLEKEVVTRDDLRIVKTRGLQPFYLKLLKNIHHTSTPWLIWGFIKSEIYQKKELKATLKRGQSYLYGAGAPTGNELFSLTRGMENYIKDMFQMKDELVEVLWRFNEDFFKLALKQINKVGIRRAFVPCTRTSSTFLSPRNFEKFSWPFIKDMAEKLIAQDIVPIFHMDTDWGRNLENFLQLPKGKFAVELDGETDIWKAKEILNGHAAISGDVPSALLTLGSPSEVDDYCRRLITLVGKGGGFILRPACTMPMNARHENVKAMFEAVDRYGRYD
- a CDS encoding LysR family substrate-binding domain-containing protein, with amino-acid sequence MARSGVAGSLSLGFLSSMERVLGDVVRRFSVAHPNLSLGLEHPSMQAFNEGIRSGQLDAGVTFSFGLEPFEGLRQHRLCQEEVAAILPIGHPLSERPHLHISDLKGFPMVAMSPSESGTLAHAWISERFQRRGFSPDIVRRTSNFETLLFLIESGLGIGFLTRQSVEYYSHFKLLARPLEDEDLEVDVVLAWRSDNRNPALPLFLREFGIENLHAFMDKLH
- a CDS encoding MFS transporter encodes the protein MEACLNQSPAPSSTSPSLVASLGYFVDMFDLLLFPILRQPSLRDMGFSGSAQIAPYTHLLNAQMVGMLLGGIFWGVLGDRRGRLSTLFGSIALYSIANIANAFVHGMGTYTLWRFLAGFGLAGELGAAVTLVSEILPKDKRGYGTAIVAAVGIFGTVAASLVGKYLPWRMGYLVGGILGLLLLGMRVSIRESAIFQRHEQAGIARGNFLALFTSTERLGRYVRCILIGLPTWFVVAILITLSPEFAPKVGVRGPVVAGTAVACCYAGITLGSLLSGILSQLWGTRTKVVGLFILATLAGVAVYLLVPGLSPFGFYLLALYLGLACGYWAVFVTIAAEQFGTNLRATVATTVPNFVRGAVPLITGSFLALKGSLGEIRSAWTVGLACFALALGSLWGLRETHGKDLDFVE
- a CDS encoding delta-60 repeat domain-containing protein, encoding MFLNRLCLPLFAGFCLALTLACGGVTSSDTSSSSSGDLDSSFGSSGVVTTSINGSTDVIEALAIQSDGKIVVAGYSTLSGVRRMAVARYTSAGKLDTSFSSDGIATSTAGSSSASEACALGIQSDGKIVVAGYTYISGTKEVAVLRFDTDGSLDTDFSTDGIATEAIGTESAARSLVIDGSGNIIVGGYGRTSSSSAPTFALAAFSDDGSIDTSFGSSGVITTAIGSTDDEINALGLQSDGYIVAAGSSSTGSSGHRNFALARYTSTGSLDSDFSGDGKLTVSGTYDNYATSLVILSDDTAVAGGTVYDGTSDRFALARFNSTGGTSWAVTEDFYSTTTDIANGLALQSDGNLVAGGVSGSLCAFTRYTSSGSLDTSFATSGLLTGSVGSSASAVNVINAIAVQSDGMILGAGSYYDGSTTKFALVRIYP